The following proteins are encoded in a genomic region of Ovis canadensis isolate MfBH-ARS-UI-01 breed Bighorn chromosome 16, ARS-UI_OviCan_v2, whole genome shotgun sequence:
- the LOC138421564 gene encoding heterogeneous nuclear ribonucleoprotein A1-like → MSKSESPKEPEQLQKLFIGGLSFETTDESLRSHSEQWGTLTDWVVMRDPNTKRSRGFGFVTYATVEEVDAAVNARPHKVDGRVVEPKRAVSREDSQRPGAHLTVKKTFVGGIKEDTEEHRLRDYFEQYGKIEVIEIMTDRGSGKKRGFAFVTFDDHDSVDKIVIQKYHTVNGHNCDVRKALSKQEMASASSSQRGRSGSGNFGGGRGGGFGGNDNFGHGGNFSGRGGFGGSRGGGRYGGSGDGYNGFGNDGSNFGGGGSYNDFGNYNNQSSNFGPMKGGNFGGRSSGPHGGGGQYFAKPRNQGGCGGSSSSSSYGSGRRF, encoded by the coding sequence ATGTCTAAATCAGAGTCTCCCAAAGAGCCCGAACAGCTGCAGAAGCTCTTCATCGGAGGATTGAGCTTTGAAACAACCGATGAGAGTCTGAGGAGCCATTCTGAGCAATGGGGAACGCTCACAGACTGGGTGGTAATGAGGGATCCAAACACCAAGCGCTCCAGAGGCTTCGGGTTTGTCACATACGCCACGGTGGAGGAGGTGGATGCGGCCGTGAATGCAAGGCCACACAAGGTGGACGGAAGAGTTGTGGAACCAAAGAGGGCCGTCTCAAGAGAAGATTCTCAAAGACCTGGTGCCCACTTAACTGTGAAAAAGACTTTTGTTGGTGGCATTAAAGAAGACACTGAAGAACATCGCCTGAGAGATTATTTTGAACAGTATGGGAAAATTGAAGTAATTGAAATCATGACTGACCGAGGCAGTGGCAAAAAGAGAGGCTTTGCTTTTGTAACCTTTGATGACCATGACTCCGTAGACAAGATAGTCATTCAGAAATACCACACTGTGAATGGCCACAACTGTGACGTGAGAAAAGCCCTGTCTAAGCAAGAGAtggctagtgcttcatccagccagagaGGTCGAAGTGGTTCTGGAAACTTTGGTGGCGGTCGTGGAGGTGGTTTTGGTGGGAATGACAACTTTGGTCATGGAGGAAACTTCAGTGGTCGAGGTGGCTTTGGTGGCAGCCGTGGTGGTGGCAGATATGGTGGCAGTGGGGATGGATATAATGGATTTGGTAATGACGGAAGCAATTTTGGAGGTGGCGGAAGCTACAATGATTTTGGCAATTACAACAATCAATCTTCAAATTTTGGACCCATGAAAGGAGGAAACTTTGGAGGGAGGAGTTCTGGCCCCCATGGTGGTGGAGGCCAATACTTTGCCAAACCACGAAACCAAGGGGGCTGTGGTGGgtccagcagcagcagtagctacgGCAGTGGCAGAAGGTTCTAA